A stretch of Bradyrhizobium sp. AZCC 2262 DNA encodes these proteins:
- a CDS encoding di-heme oxidoredictase family protein, with amino-acid sequence MNANAVTANTAGRGQNNNSGGASSRAPTDPGVRGGDPGAGGALPGLNDVERQYFDVAKDVFQEVDAGPDGLGPRFNLDSCSGCHSQPTIGGTSPATNPQVAVATLMGAKNVVPSFITANGPVREARFVRNRDGSPDGGVHSLFVITGRSDAPGCNIAQPNFAAELARNNVVFRIPTPVFGLGLVENVSDGALEASLAANAQQKRALGISGRFNRNGNDGTIARFGWKAQNKSLLLFSGEAYNVEMGITNELFQNERDSDPACQFKVTPNDSTPLVSENTASPAASFQNDIDLFAAFMRFSAPPTPASSAATPVAQASGALNATAGQTTGAAAGTSTASSPTSTASSPTSATSGSASTTSDAASTAPSTASTASSPASTVVASATADVSSVITAAAGSSTAQPSSSASSGASVTRGNQVFSNVGCQACHTKTFTTEKSPLTGQSNVTLQPFSDFAVHEMGTGLADGVSQGSANGNEFRTAPLWGVGQRIFFLHDGRTKDLHEAIQQHASRGSEANAVINNYNLLSRDDKQALINYLRSL; translated from the coding sequence GTGAACGCGAACGCGGTGACCGCCAATACGGCGGGCCGCGGGCAGAACAACAACTCCGGCGGCGCGTCGTCGCGCGCGCCCACCGACCCGGGGGTGCGGGGCGGAGATCCCGGAGCAGGAGGGGCGCTGCCGGGTCTCAACGATGTGGAACGTCAATATTTCGATGTGGCGAAGGATGTCTTCCAGGAAGTCGACGCCGGCCCGGACGGCCTGGGTCCGAGGTTCAATCTCGATAGCTGCTCGGGGTGCCATTCCCAGCCCACGATCGGAGGTACGAGTCCGGCCACAAATCCACAAGTCGCGGTCGCGACCTTGATGGGCGCGAAGAACGTCGTGCCTTCATTCATCACGGCTAACGGGCCGGTCCGTGAGGCGCGTTTCGTGCGCAATCGCGATGGATCACCCGATGGTGGCGTGCACAGTCTGTTTGTGATCACGGGGCGTTCCGATGCGCCCGGCTGCAACATCGCTCAGCCGAATTTTGCGGCCGAGCTCGCTCGCAATAACGTCGTATTCAGGATTCCGACCCCGGTCTTCGGATTGGGATTGGTGGAGAACGTCTCTGATGGCGCTCTTGAGGCGTCGCTGGCCGCCAATGCGCAGCAAAAGCGGGCGCTGGGCATCTCCGGACGTTTCAATCGCAACGGCAATGACGGCACGATCGCGCGGTTTGGCTGGAAGGCGCAGAACAAATCGTTGCTGCTGTTCTCCGGCGAAGCCTACAACGTGGAAATGGGCATAACCAACGAGCTCTTCCAGAATGAGCGCGACAGCGATCCTGCCTGCCAGTTCAAGGTTACTCCGAATGATAGCACTCCGCTGGTTTCCGAAAATACGGCAAGCCCGGCAGCGAGCTTCCAGAACGACATCGATCTCTTTGCCGCGTTCATGCGCTTTTCTGCGCCGCCAACCCCGGCGTCATCGGCGGCTACACCGGTCGCTCAGGCATCGGGCGCGCTGAACGCAACAGCGGGTCAGACGACGGGAGCGGCGGCCGGAACATCGACTGCGTCAAGCCCGACATCGACCGCGTCAAGCCCGACATCGGCTACGTCGGGCTCAGCATCGACGACGTCGGACGCAGCATCGACTGCACCGAGCACGGCATCGACTGCGTCGAGCCCGGCATCGACGGTGGTGGCGTCGGCCACAGCGGACGTTTCGAGCGTGATAACCGCTGCCGCGGGATCGTCAACAGCGCAGCCATCGTCATCCGCTTCGTCAGGTGCTTCGGTCACCCGTGGGAACCAGGTGTTTTCCAATGTTGGCTGCCAAGCGTGTCACACCAAGACCTTCACGACCGAGAAATCGCCGCTGACGGGGCAAAGCAACGTGACGCTCCAGCCTTTCAGCGATTTTGCTGTGCACGAAATGGGAACCGGCCTGGCGGATGGCGTGTCGCAAGGGAGCGCCAATGGCAACGAGTTCCGAACGGCTCCGCTGTGGGGCGTCGGCCAACGCATCTTTTTCCTTCATGATGGCCGGACCAAGGATCTGCACGAAGCAATCCAGCAGCACGCCAGCCGCGGATCGGAAGCCAATGCCGTCATCAACAACTACAACCTGCTGTCGCGCGACGACAAGCAGGCGCTCATAAACTATCTGCGCTCGCTCTGA
- a CDS encoding GspE/PulE family protein, which produces MPGRGRLPVVEGATAAAPRRSVEQFRVHLLERIPDAARAKLQSVNPAETAAGNGLRELWEKSDLPGGKFADEVAGFWRLPRLNLQELLSVVGAVEQFSARFLRESSVFPFRIQDHGFGLAVSDPSDGAAIRAAEIVCGGPVTIAVASFDDIATALERRLDERSADAVDVAEPERRPGDDDIDSLRDLASGAPVVRAVNDLLERALELRASDIHIEPFRTGLVVRMRVDGILRAVSFSADAPPQAVVSRIKILAGLNIAERRLPQDGAARARVGRAEIDIRIATMPTQHGESVVIRLLPRDRGLLELSKIGLVGGDEAALRRLLALPHGLILITGPTGSGKTTTLATMLSILNEPTRKILTIEDPVEYEISGVNQSQVKPAIGLTFATAMRAFVRQDPDVIMVGEIRDGETANIAIHAALTGHLVLSTLHTETAAAAVPRLLDLGVEGFLLRSTLRAVIAQRLVRVLCSGCKDRHELTEQDLVADPRYRLLGFAAGEAIYRPVGCESCGGTGYRGRAGIFELLELTDEVRPFVGAEADALVIDRAAVRAGMTTMLDDAIEKCRIGMTAASEVLRVTSAR; this is translated from the coding sequence ATGCCAGGCCGTGGAAGGTTACCGGTGGTGGAGGGCGCGACGGCTGCGGCGCCAAGGCGTTCGGTAGAGCAGTTTCGTGTGCATTTGCTCGAACGGATACCGGACGCCGCAAGGGCGAAATTGCAGAGCGTCAATCCCGCCGAAACGGCCGCTGGAAACGGACTTCGAGAGCTGTGGGAAAAATCTGATCTGCCGGGCGGAAAGTTCGCCGACGAGGTGGCGGGTTTCTGGAGGTTACCGCGGCTCAACCTGCAGGAACTGTTGAGTGTGGTCGGTGCGGTTGAGCAATTTTCGGCGCGTTTTTTACGGGAATCGTCTGTCTTTCCATTTCGAATCCAGGACCACGGCTTCGGCCTCGCCGTGTCGGATCCGTCCGATGGCGCTGCGATCAGAGCCGCGGAGATCGTCTGCGGCGGTCCCGTCACGATCGCTGTCGCTTCCTTCGACGACATCGCAACGGCTCTGGAGCGGCGGCTCGACGAGCGATCGGCCGACGCCGTGGATGTCGCAGAGCCCGAGCGCCGCCCGGGCGACGACGACATCGACAGCCTCCGCGATCTCGCGAGCGGGGCTCCTGTCGTTCGGGCCGTCAATGATTTGCTCGAGCGCGCCTTGGAACTGCGGGCCAGCGACATTCACATTGAGCCGTTCCGGACCGGACTTGTGGTGCGAATGCGGGTTGACGGGATTCTCCGCGCCGTGTCGTTTTCGGCCGATGCGCCGCCGCAGGCCGTCGTATCGCGCATCAAAATCCTGGCCGGCCTCAACATCGCCGAACGCCGGTTGCCTCAAGATGGCGCCGCGCGGGCGCGGGTCGGGCGGGCTGAGATCGATATCCGCATCGCCACCATGCCGACGCAGCACGGCGAGAGCGTGGTGATCCGTCTGCTGCCGCGCGATCGCGGCTTGCTCGAATTGAGCAAGATCGGATTGGTCGGCGGCGACGAAGCCGCCTTGCGCCGTCTGCTGGCGCTGCCGCATGGATTGATCCTAATCACCGGCCCGACCGGAAGCGGGAAGACAACGACGCTGGCGACCATGCTGTCGATCCTCAATGAGCCGACGCGGAAGATTCTCACCATCGAGGACCCTGTTGAATACGAAATTTCAGGCGTCAACCAGTCGCAGGTCAAGCCGGCGATCGGCCTGACCTTTGCTACCGCGATGCGCGCCTTTGTCCGCCAGGATCCCGATGTCATCATGGTCGGTGAAATCCGTGACGGCGAAACGGCGAATATTGCGATCCACGCGGCGCTGACCGGCCATCTCGTGCTGTCAACGCTCCACACCGAGACCGCCGCCGCAGCCGTGCCGCGGCTTCTGGATCTCGGTGTCGAGGGATTTTTGCTACGATCGACCTTGCGCGCTGTCATTGCCCAGCGGCTGGTCCGCGTCCTCTGCAGCGGCTGCAAGGATAGGCATGAACTTACCGAGCAAGACCTCGTCGCCGATCCTCGTTATCGGCTTCTGGGTTTTGCGGCCGGCGAGGCGATCTATCGCCCGGTCGGTTGCGAAAGCTGCGGCGGCACCGGCTATCGTGGGCGCGCCGGGATTTTTGAACTGCTGGAATTGACCGATGAAGTCAGACCCTTTGTCGGCGCCGAAGCCGACGCATTGGTCATTGACCGCGCCGCCGTTCGCGCCGGCATGACGACCATGTTGGACGATGCCATCGAAAAATGCCGGATCGGGATGACCGCGGCGTCCGAAGTCTTGCGCGTGACATCCGCGCGCTGA
- the gspG gene encoding type II secretion system major pseudopilin GspG, which produces MRLFAISSSRRAGRQGEAGFTLVEMLVVIAIIGLIMGLVGPRVLNSLGESKVKAAKLQIESFSSSLDLFYLDVGRYPTASEGLVALAQRPGNASIWNGPYLKTGAVPTDPWGHIYLYRAPAERGPYEIVSLGSDGQEGGTGTAADISNDGANAK; this is translated from the coding sequence ATGAGGTTGTTTGCAATATCCAGCAGCCGCCGTGCCGGTCGGCAAGGTGAGGCGGGCTTTACCCTGGTCGAGATGCTGGTCGTCATCGCGATCATCGGGCTGATCATGGGTCTGGTAGGTCCACGCGTGCTTAATTCTCTTGGGGAATCCAAGGTCAAGGCCGCCAAACTCCAGATCGAAAGTTTCTCAAGCTCGCTCGACCTGTTTTATCTTGATGTCGGCCGGTATCCGACCGCCAGCGAAGGTCTTGTGGCGCTGGCGCAGCGACCCGGCAATGCCTCGATTTGGAACGGGCCTTATCTCAAGACCGGCGCCGTGCCGACCGATCCGTGGGGACACATCTACCTTTATCGTGCTCCCGCCGAGCGCGGTCCTTACGAGATCGTATCGCTGGGATCGGATGGCCAGGAGGGCGGAACTGGCACTGCAGCCGACATCAGCAACGACGGCGCCAATGCAAAGTGA
- a CDS encoding A24 family peptidase produces the protein MIDIEAGETAGSEDIRPNPAILIGGAAAIGLISALSLPWPVAVASTVLGTLMVAGAEVDARKFLLPDLVTWGAVICGILAAPLLNMAEPWTAVGEAIARAGCIAGVLVLFRAGYAWIRQIEGLGLGDVKLGAAIGAWLPLEAIPWCFALATSGALLAVMFARLSGEPVMRTTKVPLGAFLCPALWIVFYADSVMR, from the coding sequence ATGATCGACATCGAAGCAGGGGAAACGGCTGGATCGGAGGATATTCGCCCAAATCCGGCGATACTTATCGGCGGCGCAGCGGCCATTGGCCTGATCTCCGCGCTGTCTTTACCGTGGCCGGTCGCGGTGGCGTCAACCGTGCTCGGGACGTTGATGGTCGCGGGAGCGGAGGTCGATGCGAGAAAATTTCTGCTGCCTGATCTGGTGACGTGGGGCGCGGTGATTTGCGGCATTCTCGCCGCGCCGCTCCTGAACATGGCGGAGCCGTGGACGGCTGTGGGAGAAGCGATCGCGCGCGCCGGCTGCATTGCCGGCGTGCTGGTGCTGTTTCGCGCCGGCTACGCCTGGATCCGGCAAATCGAAGGCCTCGGCCTGGGCGACGTCAAGCTGGGGGCTGCGATCGGGGCGTGGCTGCCGCTCGAAGCGATTCCATGGTGTTTCGCCCTTGCGACCAGCGGCGCGCTGCTGGCGGTGATGTTTGCGCGCCTGAGCGGCGAGCCTGTCATGCGGACGACGAAGGTACCTTTAGGTGCGTTTCTCTGTCCGGCGCTGTGGATTGTATTCTATGCGGACAGCGTGATGCGATAA
- a CDS encoding winged helix-turn-helix transcriptional regulator produces the protein MKWDELEEEPCSMARTIGVIGDRWTLLILRECFLRTRRFEGFQSALGITRHLLAERLKKLVRQGVLRRIPYQESPKRHEYILTQKGLDLHPIMMALVHWGDTHMVDERGRPLLHEHRKCGKMFNPVMVCSECGEPLSAKEVHVHPGPGARQASEKASLDKKAKPKSRRQAA, from the coding sequence ATGAAATGGGATGAACTTGAGGAAGAGCCATGTTCGATGGCTCGGACCATCGGTGTGATTGGCGACCGTTGGACGCTTCTGATCCTCCGCGAATGCTTCCTGCGCACGCGCCGCTTCGAGGGTTTTCAGTCAGCGCTTGGAATCACCCGCCATTTGCTCGCCGAACGGCTGAAAAAGCTGGTTCGCCAAGGCGTCTTGCGCCGCATTCCATATCAGGAATCGCCCAAACGCCACGAGTACATCCTGACGCAAAAGGGCCTCGATCTCCATCCGATCATGATGGCGCTCGTCCACTGGGGCGACACCCACATGGTCGACGAACGCGGACGCCCGCTACTGCATGAGCACCGCAAGTGCGGCAAAATGTTCAATCCCGTGATGGTGTGCTCGGAATGCGGAGAACCGCTTTCGGCCAAGGAAGTTCATGTCCATCCTGGACCAGGCGCGCGCCAGGCTTCAGAAAAAGCTTCTCTCGACAAAAAAGCGAAGCCGAAAAGCCGCAGGCAAGCGGCGTGA
- a CDS encoding energy transducer TonB, whose protein sequence is MRVWLYLGIAVCLAGIGAVLHGAMPSSLRGKIVQSANPEDGKVIDGVFVSDYFNLSYRLPDGWTEGLAGPPPSQSGYYVLGTWAPKRDFAGTILVVAQDMFFAPEPSDDVKNVVAEFRQVMSAVDGMTIDREPAPVTVGGHPGYRIDFSGVGLFRSMFAIEIRCHVVTFNLTSRDLESLASLAHSLDDLASVRKEEISDPVPECLKDYASENIVSRVEPDAVGAKAASIPVRMILATDGSVKHVHVIRASATQRRNIEEAVRQWKFKSYVKGGRPVEVETGVMFNLKPTNM, encoded by the coding sequence ATGCGTGTCTGGCTGTATCTGGGCATAGCGGTATGTCTCGCCGGGATCGGGGCGGTGCTTCACGGCGCCATGCCCTCATCCCTGCGCGGCAAAATTGTCCAATCGGCAAATCCGGAGGATGGAAAAGTCATCGACGGGGTTTTTGTCAGCGACTATTTCAATCTTTCCTACCGGTTGCCAGACGGGTGGACCGAAGGATTGGCGGGGCCGCCGCCCTCTCAATCCGGCTACTATGTGCTCGGAACGTGGGCTCCGAAACGCGATTTCGCCGGAACGATTCTGGTTGTAGCGCAGGACATGTTTTTCGCGCCGGAGCCCTCCGATGACGTGAAGAACGTTGTCGCCGAATTTCGTCAGGTCATGTCGGCGGTCGACGGCATGACGATCGACCGTGAGCCCGCGCCGGTGACCGTTGGAGGGCATCCCGGCTACCGCATCGATTTCAGTGGCGTCGGGCTTTTTCGTTCGATGTTCGCGATCGAGATCCGCTGCCACGTCGTGACATTCAATCTAACCAGCCGGGATCTTGAATCGCTGGCGAGCCTGGCGCATTCACTGGACGATCTCGCTTCGGTTCGGAAAGAAGAGATATCTGATCCCGTTCCGGAATGTCTCAAGGACTACGCTTCCGAGAATATTGTGAGCCGGGTGGAGCCCGATGCTGTCGGTGCGAAGGCCGCATCGATTCCAGTGCGCATGATCTTGGCGACGGACGGCAGCGTGAAGCACGTTCACGTGATACGTGCTTCCGCGACACAACGGCGAAACATCGAGGAGGCCGTGCGGCAGTGGAAATTCAAGTCCTATGTCAAGGGGGGACGTCCGGTCGAGGTCGAGACCGGCGTGATGTTCAATCTCAAGCCGACAAATATGTGA